A window of the Lujinxingia vulgaris genome harbors these coding sequences:
- the mtnB gene encoding methylthioribulose 1-phosphate dehydratase, whose product MPQSSTADLPSRDDATAEMIAAAGDFYRFGWLHGTSGNLSVRLSESEVLITASGKSKGALTPDDFLIVDPQGKPASKKGPRPSAETGVHMAIYKALPEVGAVYHVHHLHAALCGKRDFKQGYTFVNDVEMIKGLGLWEPDAHARIPLVENHHDLDELARAVAAHLNSEDFDATVPGVNLRNHGVYAWGKTPADARRHIETFGYLFEYSWLCPMHDSESQAVRGFAR is encoded by the coding sequence ATGCCGCAATCATCGACCGCCGACCTTCCCTCCCGCGACGACGCCACCGCCGAGATGATCGCCGCCGCCGGCGATTTTTACCGCTTTGGCTGGCTGCACGGCACCAGCGGAAACCTGAGCGTGCGTCTCTCCGAGTCGGAGGTGCTCATCACCGCCAGCGGCAAATCCAAAGGCGCGCTCACCCCCGACGACTTCCTCATCGTCGACCCTCAGGGCAAACCTGCCTCCAAAAAAGGTCCTCGCCCCTCAGCAGAGACGGGCGTGCATATGGCGATTTATAAGGCGCTGCCCGAGGTCGGTGCCGTTTACCATGTGCATCACCTGCACGCCGCCCTCTGCGGAAAACGCGACTTCAAGCAGGGCTACACCTTCGTCAACGACGTCGAGATGATCAAAGGACTGGGGCTGTGGGAGCCCGACGCCCACGCCCGCATCCCGCTGGTCGAAAACCACCACGACCTCGACGAGCTGGCCCGCGCGGTTGCCGCGCACCTCAACAGCGAAGACTTCGACGCCACGGTGCCCGGCGTCAACCTGCGCAACCACGGCGTTTACGCCTGGGGCAAGACCCCCGCCGACGCTCGCCGCCACATCGAGACCTTCGGCTATCTTTTCGAGTACAGCTGGCTCTGCCCCATGCACGACTCCGAGAGCCAGGCCGT